In Daucus carota subsp. sativus chromosome 4, DH1 v3.0, whole genome shotgun sequence, one DNA window encodes the following:
- the LOC108218844 gene encoding transport inhibitor response 1-like protein, translating into MSEAQAQMSEDDADLAAAAGGASIRTAVVTTGGDYSSPYPDQVLENVLENVLIFLTSRRDRNAVSLVCKSWYRAEALTRSEIYIGNCYSVSPRRAAERFRRVRSVVLKGKPRFADFSLMPPDWGAHFAPWVIEMAEAYRGLEKLYLKRMNVTDDDLAVMARSFGNFRELVLVCCEGFGTAGLAVVASKCRQLRVFDLIEAEVSDDDEVDWLSCFPESGTCLESLIFDCVEFPINFDALENLVARSRSLKKLRVNRFVNLEQLHRLMILAPQLTDLGTGSFSPQDHPIDQEPDLVSAFTACRSLVSLSGFRETVPDYLPAVYPVCANITSLNFSYANITADELKPVIRNCHKLQIFWVLDSVRDEGLQAVAATCKDLRELRVFPIDATEDNVGPVSDVGLQAISEGCKKLESILYFCQQMTNAAVISMSNNCPDLVVFRLCIIGRYRPDHSTGEPMDEGFGAIVKNCKKLTRLAVSGLLTDKAFSYIGQYGKLVRTLSFAFAGDSDLGLKYVLEGCSKLEKLEIRDCPFGDSALRSGLHHYHNMRFLWMSTCRVTRQGCREIAQQIPRVIVEVFRWNQILEEGEKSDLVDTLYLYRSLEGPRADAPKFVNIL; encoded by the exons ATGAGTGAAGCTCAAGCACAAATGTCAGAAGACGACGCGGATCTCGCCGCCGCGGCCGGCGGCGCCAGCATCCGCACCGCCGTCGTCACCACCGGCGGCGACTATTCATCTCCCTATCCAGATCAAGTGCTCGAGAACGTTCTGGAGAACGTGCTTATATTTCTGACGTCACGGCGAGACCGTAACGCCGTGTCGCTAGTCTGCAAGTCATGGTACCGTGCGGAAGCGCTGACTAGATCGGAGATTTACATCGGGAACTGTTATTCAGTCTCGCCGAGACGCGCGGCAGAGAGATTTAGGAGAGTTAGGTCTGTGGTGTTGAAGGGGAAGCCGCGGTTTGCTGATTTTAGTTTGATGCCTCCGGATTGGGGGGCGCACTTTGCTCCGTGGGTGATTGAAATGGCGGAGGCGTATCGAGGTCTCGAAAAGCTTTACTTGAAGAGGATGAATGTTACGGATGATGATCTCGCGGTAATGGCTCGGTCGTTTGGGAATTTTAGGGAGCTGGTGCTTGTTTGTTGCGAGGGGTTTGGGACTGCTGGCCTTGCGGTTGTTGCTAGCAAGTGCAG GCAACTTCGAGTTTTTGATCTGATTGAGGCGGAGGTATCGGATGATGATGAGGTGGATTGGCTTTCTTGTTTTCCGGAGAGTGGAACTTGTCTTGAGTCTCTGATTTTTGATTGTGTTGAATTTCCTATTAATTTTGATGCATTGGAGAATCTAGTGGCGAGGTCGCGGTCTTTGAAAAAACTTAGAGTGAACAGGTTTGTTAACCTAGAGCAGCTTCACCGCCTGATGATTCTTGCCCCGCAATTGACTGATTTGGGGACAGGCTCGTTTAGTCCCCAAGACCATCCTATTGACCAGGAGCCAGATCTTGTATCTGCATTTACTGCTTGCAGATCATTAGTTAGCCTTTCTGGGTTTAGGGAAACTGTACCAGATTATCTACCTGCAGTGTATCCAGTCTGTGCTAACATCACTTCTCTCAACTTCAGCTATGCAAACATCACTGCAGATGAACTCAAACCAGTCATAAGAAATTGCCATAAACTCCAGATTTTTTGG GTACTAGATTCTGTGCGTGATGAAGGATTACAGGCAGTGGCTGCTACTTGTAAGGATCTTCGAGAGCTCAGGGTATTCCCTATAGATGCGACGGAAGATAATGTTGGTCCTGTTTCTGATGTGGGCCTTCAGGCTATTTCTGAGGGGTGCAAGAAATTGGAGTCTATTTTGTATTTCTGTCAGCAGATGACTAATGCCGCTGTGATATCCATGTCGAATAACTGCCCAGATCTTGTAGTCTTTCGACTTTGTATTATAGGGCGATACCGTCCGGACCACAGTACTGGAGAACCAATGGATGAGGGTTTTGGAGCAATTGTAAAGAATTGTAAAAAGCTTACGAGGTTAGCTGTATCTGGTTTACTTACTGACAAGGCTTTCAGTTATATTGGACAATATGGGAAATTGGTGCGGACATTGTCATTTGCTTTTGCTGGAGATAGTGACTTGGGACTGAAATATGTGCTTGAGGGTTGCTCTAAGTTGGAGAAGCTTGAGATCAGGGATTGCCCTTTTGGAGATTCAGCTTTGCGGTCTGGTTTGCATCACTACCACAATATGAGGTTCCTATGGATGTCAACTTGTAGGGTAACTCGCCAGGGTTGCAGAGAGATAGCACAACAAATTCCCCGGGTGATTGTGGAAGTGTTTAGATGGAATCAGATTCTAGAAGAAGGGGAAAAGTCTGATCTGGTGGACACATTGTACTTGTATAGGTCACTTGAAGGTCCAAGGGCTGATGCACCAAAATTCGTGAATATCCTTTGA